CCGAGAGTGTTGATAGTATCCCTCTGATAAAGAACTTAACAAAAACAGGGGTCTCTCTCCGCTTCTTCCATGACAATCGCATTGGAATTATTCAAGAAGTCACCAAGATTACCAACGAAGTCTGCCTGAGAGCGTTCGAGGACATAGTCAAACTCGCACAGGGAATAAGTGAAAACAATACCTGGATTGGAGGCGAGTTGGGTCATTTTGGAAAGGGAGCACAGAACTTTAAGCCCTTTAACTTTTACGGTTCAACCATGTACCCTTTTTTGCCTGTTTCGAATTACAATTCTAGTTCTGGGATTCGTCCTCCTCACATGGGGGCTCTGCCATACTTGCCTCTTCATGTCAGTGGAGGAGTACCTTCGGAGACTTCACAGAACTATGATCCTTATGATCTTTCGGTGCAGAGGAAGTTTTTAAATAGCGAGATGATCAGTGAAGTTTTGAGCCAAATAAAGTTGAGCACtgatgaagaagagaaagagaaagaagtcCCACCAGATGATAGGACTATTTTCTTGACATTCTCCAAAGGTTACCCCATTTCAGAAAACGAAATCAGAGAGTTCTTCACCAGGTAcgtactttttcttttattatttttttattaggcaGGATTGAGAACATGCAGTACTAATCTTGTAAAttgatttttggttttataataataataaaaaaaaaaaaggaaatttggaGATTTTATTGAAGCAATCCATATGCAAGAAGTCCTTCTTCCAGTGAAGCAACCGCTCTATGCCCGCCTTGTAGTTCGTTTAGCTTCCTCCATTGCAGAGGTCCTTGACGGCAAGAACAAAGCCAATTTCTCCATCAACGGAAAGCATGTGCGTGC
Above is a genomic segment from Juglans microcarpa x Juglans regia isolate MS1-56 chromosome 1D, Jm3101_v1.0, whole genome shotgun sequence containing:
- the LOC121248292 gene encoding uncharacterized protein LOC121248292, with product MAGSSLPPSGSSSLVNTSVSQEEFNVFHAIDRKLFSRLVFNLGRDPAEATQIMALWLWLDMVGKEIDMVYSKLLSLPNTLLNELVEESVVALACIESNTFPFASESVDSIPLIKNLTKTGVSLRFFHDNRIGIIQEVTKITNEVCLRAFEDIVKLAQGISENNTWIGGELGHFGKGAQNFKPFNFYGSTMYPFLPVSNYNSSSGIRPPHMGALPYLPLHVSGGVPSETSQNYDPYDLSVQRKFLNSEMISEVLSQIKLSTDEEEKEKEVPPDDRTIFLTFSKGYPISENEIREFFTRKFGDFIEAIHMQEVLLPVKQPLYARLVVRLASSIAEVLDGKNKANFSINGKHVRARKYLRKNPRSTQKSSPPSTSRPTSPENKA